The following is a genomic window from Geminicoccus roseus DSM 18922.
GCTGTGTTAGAAAGTGTTTGACCTGCTGTTTGATCTGAATAGCCTCGTCATCCGGGGGAGGCGCTTCGCGCATCGATCGGCAAGAGAGACGCGCGAAGCGCCAGCATCTCCGGCGAGGCCGGGACGGCATGGCCGGAGCAGGACGAGGAGAACCCGTTGACCGGCATCGGCGCCGACCTGGCAGGCAAGACCGCTCTGGTGACGGGGGGCGCCACCGGCATTGGCCTGGCGATCGCACAAACCCTCGCCAAGCAGGGCGTGCGGGTCGCCGTTGCCGATCTGAACCTCCCGGCCGCACAGGATGCCGTGAAGGCGCTGGGCGCCGGCCACCACGCCCTTGCCATGGATGTCCGCGAGCGCGTCAGCGTCGCCGAGGGCTTCGCAGCGGCGGTCCGCGACCTTGGCGAACTCGACTATCTGGTCGCGAACGCCGGCGTCTCCACGATGAACCGTGCGGTGGACCTCACCGACGACGAGTGGGACTTCAATTTCGACGTGAACGCCCGCGGGGTGTTCCTCACCAACCAGTATGCGGCCCGCTACTTCCTGGAGACCGGGCGCAAGGGGGTGATCTGCAACACCGCCTCCCTGGCGGCCAAGGTCGGGGCGCCCCTGCTCGCGCATTACTCCGCCAGCAAGTTCGCGGTGCTCGGCTGGACCCAGGCCCTGGCGCGCGAGCTGGCGCCGAACGGCATCCGGGTGAACTGCGTCTGCCCGGGCTTCGTGAAGACCGGGATGCAGGAGCGCGAGGTGGTCTGGGAGGCCGAACTGCGCGGCATGACGCCGGAGGCGGTGCTGGCCGAATATGTCGCGCTGACGCCGCTTGGCCGGCTGGAGACGCCCGAGGACGTTGCCGGCGTGGTGGCTTTTCTTTTGTCGGATGCCGCCCGGTTCATGACCGGGCAGGGGATCAACGTCACCGGAGGCGTCTATACGGGCTGAAGGGCCCGGGGGAAATTCGTCGGAGACGAAGTTTTCGTTCGTCAATCCATCCTTGAGGGGCGCACACCAGGCGGTGGTGTTCCGGTCAGGTAAATCGATTGCGAGCCTCAGTCCTGTCGATGAAGCGGAGGATACATGAAACGGCGTGAATTCGGACTGCTGGCGGGTGCCGCCAGCATGGCGTTGCTGAGTGGGACCTCGCGCGGCCTCGCCCAGGACATGGACCTGAAGCCGACCAGCGGCGAGACGGTCTTCATGCGCGGCTGGCAGTTCCGCACCGACGTGGTGCAGTCCAACGTTGAGCGCTACAACCAGGAACTTGGCGGCCACGTCGACTACGCCACAGTGACCGGCGACTATCCGGCGCTGATGGAGCAGAACCTGATGGCGAATGCCGAGCTCGACATGCTCTACGCCAATCCGTCGTCGGCTGCCCGCTACTTCGATGCCGGCTGGATTGTCCCCATGGACGAGCTGCCGAACTACGAGCAGATCAAGGCGGACATGCTGCCCAACCTGCTGGATGCCTGGAGCTACAAGGGCAAGCAACTCGGCCTGTCCTACTTCGCCAGCACCCGCGGCACGATCGTGGTCAACCTGAAGGCCTATGAAGAGGCCGGGATGAGCCCGGCCGACTATCCGAAGAACTGGGACGAGCTGTACGACCAGATCTACGCGCTGCAGGAGAAGGGCGTGGAGCGCCCGTTCCTGCCGCACTGGTTCAACGAGTGGTTCGGCATCTCCTGGGGCTTCGTGCTCGAGGTCATGAACCGTGGCGGCACGATCGCCGACCCGGAGACCCATGAGCCGACCATCACCACCGACGAGGATGGTCCGTATTACAAGACCCTGGCTGCGTGGAAAAAGCTCTGGAACTCCGGCATGGTTCCGGAGGAGGTCTTTACCTACAACGAAGCCGGCTACATCGATGCCTTCGCTTCGGGACGCTACATTTTCAGCCCGCAGCAGATCTACGACATTGCCACCTTCAACAGCCCGGAGCGCTCCCAGGTCGCGGGCCAGACCAGCCTGCTGCCCTTCGCCGGCCAGCCCTGGGGCATCATCGACTCCGGCATCTACTTGATGAGCAACCGCGAGCGCAGCGAGGCGCTCACCGAGGACGTCAAGAAGTTCACCTCCTGGTACGGCTACAAGGATCATACGGGCGACTTCTACGTCGCCAAGCGCTGGATGCAGGAGAACATGCTGTTCTCCGGCTACCGGTCGGTCATGGAATCGCCCGAGACCGAGGAGCGCATCAAAGCCGCGATCGCCCGTCCGGAGGACTACAAGGCCATCCTTGACGTCTACCAGAACACGCCGTTCCCGAAGGGCGTGTGGAGTGTGGTATGGTCTGAAGAGTTCAATCCTTGGCTCAAGGAGAATCTGGCGTCCTTCCTGCTCGACGACGGTGACATCGTCGAGATGCTGGAGGCCATGACGGCCAAGATCGAAGAACTCAACGACAAGTACGGTATCTGAGCCATGATGGCTGCGGGCAGCACTGGACAGCCGGTCGAAGCCGTCGCCGCTCCAAGAAAGATGCGGCGCGAGGTATCGGATACACGCTTCGCTCTCGTGATCGGGCTGCCCGTCTTCATCTTCCTGGTACTGGTGGTGGCGTATCCTCTGGGGTACGCCATCTACATGAGCCTCCACAAGATTGTGTTCTTTGGAGGTTATCGGGCGACCTTTGCCGGGATCGAGAACTTTGAGAAGGTTCTCTACGACAAGGGTTTCTGGAACTCGGCATGGATCACGGTCCGGTTCACGATCGAATCGGTGGTCCTCACCATGATCCTGGGCCTCCTGCTGGCGCTCTTGCTGAATCAGCGTTTCCCTGCAGCAGGCCTGATCCGGACGGTGATCTTCCTGCCGTGGTGCGTCTCGGCCTACGGCGCAGGCCTGATGTTCGCCCAGCTCGTCAAGGGCCAGACCGGCGTCTTCACCTCGCTCTCCTTCGCGCTCGGCTACGATTCGGCGGTGGACTTCATGACCCGGGCGACGGTGATCGAAGTTCTGGCCGTGGCCAACGCCTGGCTGATGGCGCCCCTGGTGGCGTTTTTCATCCTGGCCAACCTGAAGACGATCCCGAAGCGGCTCTACGACTTGGCGGCGATCGACCGGCTGACAAGCTTCGAGACCTTCCGCTACGTCACGCTGCCGCCGCTCCAGTTCAGCCTGTTCGTGTTCGCCTCGATCACGACCGTGCTGTCCATGAAGCTGTTCGACATGATCTTCGTGATGACCGGTGGGGGTCCCGGCACCGCCTCGGCGACGCTCACCTATCAGATCTACAAGCGCAGCTTCAAAGATCTGAACCTGGGCTACGGCGCCGCGATGTCGTTCTTCCTCCTGTTCCTGATCTTGGGCTCGACCTTCCTTCTCTTCCTGGTCTGGGGCCGCAGGGTGTCGCGCCAATGACAAAACGCTCGATCTTCCTGCCGCTGGCGATCCTGGTGGCGATCGTCTGGTCGCTGTTCCCGATCTACTGGTTCTGCCGGATGGCGTTCATGACGCCGGACCAGATCCGGCTGTTCCCGCAGCCGCTGGTGCCGGCCAGCTTCGAGCCGGGCGCCTTCTACAACATCTTTGGCTACGGCTATACCTACGCCGCCGGCTTCGAAACCCTCGCCTCGGGCCAGGCGAACCAGATCATCCGTGGCCTGATCAACAGCCTTTTGGTCAGCGTGATCGTTACCCTCATCACGCTCGTGATCGTGCTGCCGCTGGCTTATGTGTTCGCGCGCCTGGAGTTCCGCCACAAGAACAAGCTCCTGTTCGCGATTCTCCTGGCCGTGGCGCTGCCGCCGGTGTCCACGCTGATCCCGTTCTACGCGATGTATGTCCGGCTCGGCCTGTCCGGGACGCTTACCGGCCTGATCATCGTCACGCTCACGATCACCGTGCCGTTCGTGGCCTGGATGCTGATCGGCTACTTCCGCAACATGCCGCCGATCGAGCGGCTGGCCCGGATCGACGGCTACAGCCGGCTGGCCTGTTTCGTCACGCTGGTGATCCCGCTGGCCAAGAGCGGTGTGGCTGTCGCGGCGGTCATCTCGTTCCTGTTCGCCTGGAACGAGTACACCTATGCGTTGATGCTGGTGAACGGCACCTCCGCCAACACCCTGGCGACAGCGATCTCTGGCTTCCTGTTCCAGTATCCCGAGCCCGGCAACCTCGCGGCCTCGATCATCATCACGATCCTTCCGCCGGCGCTGTTCGCCTACTTCCTGCAGCGGCACGTGACCGAGATGAGCCTGGTCGACCCCGTACGGTGAAATGAAGAGACCCGATGGCCAAGATCGAACTTCAGCAGCTTCGCAAGACCTTCGGTGCCTTTGTCGCCGTCGAGTCGCTGGACCTCCGGATCATTGACGGCGAATTCCTCATCATGCTCGGCCCCTCGGGCTGCGGCAAGACGACCACGCTGAACATGATCGCCGGCCTGGAGAGCGCCTCCTCCGGCCGGATCCTGTTCGACGAGGTGGATGTCACTCCAATCCCGCCGCACGAGCGCAACATCGCCATGGTGTTCCAGTCCTCGCTGCTCTACCCGCACCTGACCGTGCGCAAGAACATCGAGACCAGCCTCCGGCACAGCAAGGTCAGCGACGCCGACCGGAAGCGCCGGATCGCCGAGGCGGCGAGGATGCTGGAGATCGAGCCGTTCATGGACAAGTTGCCCGGGCACCTGTCCGGCGGGCAGCGCCAGCGCGTCGCAACGGCCAAGGCGATCGTGCGCGAACCGTCCGTCTTCCTTCTGGACGAGCCGCTCTCGGCCCTCGATGCCGCCTTGCGGCTGGCGCTGCGTGCGGAACTGGTGAACCTGCAAAAGCGCCTGGGCACCACCACGGTGTTCGTGACCCACGATCAGGTCGAGGCCATGACCATGGGCGATCGGATTGCGGTGATGAACGGCGGCCGCCTGGAGCAGGTCGGCACGCCCGACGAGATCTACAACGCCCCGGCCAGCGTGTTCGTCGCGGGTTTCCTGGGATCGCCGCCGATGAACCTGATCGAGGGCGAGGTCAGCGGCGGGTTCTTCCGCCGGGGCCAGCTGGCGGTGCCAGTGACCGGCGTGTCCGGCAAGGTGACTTTGGGCGTTCGTCCCCAGGACGTCGCGGTCGTGGAACCGGGCACCCCATCCGCCATGCCGGTGACGGTCTACGCCGTCGAGCATCTAGGTCGCGAATCGGTGCTGATCGCCGATGACGAGCAGGGCGCCAAGATCCGCGCGCTGGTGGCACCCGGCTGGACCGCCCGGGTCGGCGAGCGGCTGAGCATCGTGCCGGATCCGGCCAGGTGCCTGCTGTTCGGCGCCGACGGAAAACGGACCCTTGATCCGGTTGCCCGGGCGGCCTGATCTTTCGCACGGATATGCATTCATGAACTACGATGTGATCGTCGTCGGCGCCGGCTCCGCCGGCGCTGTCCTGGCCGCCCGGTTGAGCGAGGACTCCGGCCGCAACGTGCTGCTCCTGGAGGCCGGCCTGGACTATCGCAGCGCCGACGCGCCGCCGGAGATGCAGAGCCCGAACCCGTTCAACCTGCTGCTGCCCGAGCGCTTCCAGAAGCAGTTCATGTACGCCGACCTGAAGTCGCGCCGCACCAAGAGGCAGGACCATCGCATCTACTGGCGCGGCAAGGGCATGGGCGGGTCGTCCAGCGTGAATGGCCAGATCGCCATCCGCGGCGTCCTGCACGCCTTCGACCGCTGGGCCGAAATGGGCTGCGAGGGCTGGTCGGCCGCCGGCGTGCTGCCCTACTTCAACCGCCTGGAGGACGATCCGGTCGCCGCCGAGCACCACGGCAAGGGAGGCCCGATCCCGATCCACCGGGCGCCCGTGGAAAGCTGGGGCAATGTCGACAGGGCACTGCGCGAGGCGGCGATGGCGCTGGGCCATCCCTGGCACGACGATTCCAACGCCCCGGATGCCGACGGCGTGTGCACCTATGCGATCAACAACCGGGGCGGGAAGCGCGTCTCGGTGAACGACGGCTACCTTGAGCCGGCGAGGGGCCGCGCGAACCTGACCATCCTGGGCGACGCCAACGTCGACAAGGTCCTGCTCGACGGCAAGCGGGCCACCGGCGTCAGCGCCATCGTCAGGGGCGAGCGGCAGGACTTCCACGCCCCGCTGGTGATCCTTTCGGCAGGCGCCATCCACTCGCCGCCGATCCTGCAGCGGTCGGGCATCGGCCCGGCCGGGCTCCTGAAGCGGCACGGCATCGACGTCGTGGCCGACCTGCCGGTCGGGCAGGGCTTCTTCGACCATCCCTATTGCCGGTTCGAGCTGAAGCTCAAACAGGAGTTCAAGGCGACCGATCCGGACGAGCGCCACACCAATTGCTGCGTGAAGATGAGCTCAGGGGTGCCCGGCGGGGTGCCGCAGGACATCTTGCTGATCGCGATGAACCATGGCGGCATCGGGGTGGAGAGCGACAGCGCCCAGTTCGGCGAGGCGATGCTCAACCTGATCCTGATGGAGGCCAAGAGCCGCGGCAGCGTCGAGCTGTCCTCCACCGATCCGTTCGCCCAGCCGATCGTCGAGGAGAACATGCTGGACGATCCGACCGATCTGGCCCGGATGCGCCTGGCCTACCGGCGTCTGGGCGAGATCGCGAAGCAGGAGGCGGTC
Proteins encoded in this region:
- a CDS encoding SDR family NAD(P)-dependent oxidoreductase, with amino-acid sequence MTGIGADLAGKTALVTGGATGIGLAIAQTLAKQGVRVAVADLNLPAAQDAVKALGAGHHALAMDVRERVSVAEGFAAAVRDLGELDYLVANAGVSTMNRAVDLTDDEWDFNFDVNARGVFLTNQYAARYFLETGRKGVICNTASLAAKVGAPLLAHYSASKFAVLGWTQALARELAPNGIRVNCVCPGFVKTGMQEREVVWEAELRGMTPEAVLAEYVALTPLGRLETPEDVAGVVAFLLSDAARFMTGQGINVTGGVYTG
- a CDS encoding ABC transporter substrate-binding protein, which translates into the protein MKRREFGLLAGAASMALLSGTSRGLAQDMDLKPTSGETVFMRGWQFRTDVVQSNVERYNQELGGHVDYATVTGDYPALMEQNLMANAELDMLYANPSSAARYFDAGWIVPMDELPNYEQIKADMLPNLLDAWSYKGKQLGLSYFASTRGTIVVNLKAYEEAGMSPADYPKNWDELYDQIYALQEKGVERPFLPHWFNEWFGISWGFVLEVMNRGGTIADPETHEPTITTDEDGPYYKTLAAWKKLWNSGMVPEEVFTYNEAGYIDAFASGRYIFSPQQIYDIATFNSPERSQVAGQTSLLPFAGQPWGIIDSGIYLMSNRERSEALTEDVKKFTSWYGYKDHTGDFYVAKRWMQENMLFSGYRSVMESPETEERIKAAIARPEDYKAILDVYQNTPFPKGVWSVVWSEEFNPWLKENLASFLLDDGDIVEMLEAMTAKIEELNDKYGI
- a CDS encoding carbohydrate ABC transporter permease, whose protein sequence is MIGLPVFIFLVLVVAYPLGYAIYMSLHKIVFFGGYRATFAGIENFEKVLYDKGFWNSAWITVRFTIESVVLTMILGLLLALLLNQRFPAAGLIRTVIFLPWCVSAYGAGLMFAQLVKGQTGVFTSLSFALGYDSAVDFMTRATVIEVLAVANAWLMAPLVAFFILANLKTIPKRLYDLAAIDRLTSFETFRYVTLPPLQFSLFVFASITTVLSMKLFDMIFVMTGGGPGTASATLTYQIYKRSFKDLNLGYGAAMSFFLLFLILGSTFLLFLVWGRRVSRQ
- a CDS encoding carbohydrate ABC transporter permease, which codes for MTKRSIFLPLAILVAIVWSLFPIYWFCRMAFMTPDQIRLFPQPLVPASFEPGAFYNIFGYGYTYAAGFETLASGQANQIIRGLINSLLVSVIVTLITLVIVLPLAYVFARLEFRHKNKLLFAILLAVALPPVSTLIPFYAMYVRLGLSGTLTGLIIVTLTITVPFVAWMLIGYFRNMPPIERLARIDGYSRLACFVTLVIPLAKSGVAVAAVISFLFAWNEYTYALMLVNGTSANTLATAISGFLFQYPEPGNLAASIIITILPPALFAYFLQRHVTEMSLVDPVR
- a CDS encoding ABC transporter ATP-binding protein: MAKIELQQLRKTFGAFVAVESLDLRIIDGEFLIMLGPSGCGKTTTLNMIAGLESASSGRILFDEVDVTPIPPHERNIAMVFQSSLLYPHLTVRKNIETSLRHSKVSDADRKRRIAEAARMLEIEPFMDKLPGHLSGGQRQRVATAKAIVREPSVFLLDEPLSALDAALRLALRAELVNLQKRLGTTTVFVTHDQVEAMTMGDRIAVMNGGRLEQVGTPDEIYNAPASVFVAGFLGSPPMNLIEGEVSGGFFRRGQLAVPVTGVSGKVTLGVRPQDVAVVEPGTPSAMPVTVYAVEHLGRESVLIADDEQGAKIRALVAPGWTARVGERLSIVPDPARCLLFGADGKRTLDPVARAA
- a CDS encoding GMC family oxidoreductase translates to MNYDVIVVGAGSAGAVLAARLSEDSGRNVLLLEAGLDYRSADAPPEMQSPNPFNLLLPERFQKQFMYADLKSRRTKRQDHRIYWRGKGMGGSSSVNGQIAIRGVLHAFDRWAEMGCEGWSAAGVLPYFNRLEDDPVAAEHHGKGGPIPIHRAPVESWGNVDRALREAAMALGHPWHDDSNAPDADGVCTYAINNRGGKRVSVNDGYLEPARGRANLTILGDANVDKVLLDGKRATGVSAIVRGERQDFHAPLVILSAGAIHSPPILQRSGIGPAGLLKRHGIDVVADLPVGQGFFDHPYCRFELKLKQEFKATDPDERHTNCCVKMSSGVPGGVPQDILLIAMNHGGIGVESDSAQFGEAMLNLILMEAKSRGSVELSSTDPFAQPIVEENMLDDPTDLARMRLAYRRLGEIAKQEAVQRISEKILLADTDLPLSWLDGASDDKVDDFLLEHSSDAQHGTGGCCMGPADYDDRKSVIDPHCRVRGFTGLRVVDASIMPLDCQANTNLSTIMIGEKMADELRRA